A region of Sphingomonas crusticola DNA encodes the following proteins:
- a CDS encoding peptidoglycan D,D-transpeptidase FtsI family protein, whose amino-acid sequence MNAPAALNLDRAVRVELRDAAPAAGPLGIAQQRLMGIMLLFMLVTAVIGLRLVQICLFGGADTNSGAATAAERGEILDRNGQPLATTIKLWAIAVNPQKILGDKNALAVKLNQLMPEKSVLEYRRILFGKRKFLYLRQPAPPELAAAVHALGDPGMLLLSESHRLFPQSAMAGHVLGYSQQVENPRTRKEELTGIGVERYFDDDLKAGKSVTLSIDTRVQAALESEIAKRMTETQAVGGAGVILDVHTGEVLAMASLPDINPNAPLRDQANMSNKVTQSTYELGSTFKMLTFANALELGVLSDMSQKFDVSSPLHVGGHTIHDDEPMHRALTVPEVMTYSSNIGTAQIADQIGADRTKAFFRRLGFDQRPSIELRERGFPQFPSYWARTTVMTTAYGHGIAVTPLHLATAYAALANGGILRPATLLKLPAGAQVPGKRVISEATSAKMREFMRLVVLQGTGTNANAAGLRVGGKTGTAEKVVGRGYSKSANITVFAGAFPMDDPRYVVVTILDDAKAGKATYGFKTAGWMTAPLMRRITARVGPLLGIRPELDKDIDVSDLMALLAEKKVPGKNVLE is encoded by the coding sequence GTGAACGCGCCCGCCGCACTGAACCTCGACCGCGCCGTGCGGGTCGAGCTGCGCGATGCCGCGCCGGCCGCCGGTCCGCTGGGGATCGCGCAGCAGCGCCTGATGGGCATCATGCTGCTGTTCATGCTGGTCACGGCGGTGATCGGTCTGCGTCTGGTTCAGATCTGCCTCTTCGGCGGCGCGGATACGAACTCCGGCGCGGCGACCGCGGCGGAGCGCGGCGAAATTCTCGACCGCAACGGCCAGCCGCTCGCTACCACCATCAAATTATGGGCGATTGCGGTTAACCCGCAGAAGATCCTGGGCGACAAGAATGCGCTCGCGGTGAAGCTCAACCAGCTGATGCCCGAGAAGTCGGTGCTGGAATATCGCCGCATCCTCTTCGGCAAGCGCAAATTCCTCTATTTGCGCCAGCCCGCCCCCCCGGAACTCGCCGCCGCCGTCCATGCGCTGGGCGATCCGGGCATGCTATTGCTGAGCGAATCGCATCGCCTGTTTCCGCAATCGGCTATGGCCGGCCATGTGCTGGGCTATTCGCAGCAGGTGGAAAATCCGCGCACGCGCAAGGAAGAGCTCACCGGGATCGGTGTCGAGCGCTATTTCGACGACGATCTGAAGGCCGGCAAATCCGTCACCCTCTCGATCGACACGCGCGTCCAGGCGGCGCTCGAGAGCGAAATTGCAAAGCGGATGACCGAGACCCAGGCGGTCGGCGGCGCGGGGGTCATTCTCGATGTTCACACCGGCGAGGTGCTGGCGATGGCATCCTTGCCCGACATCAACCCCAACGCGCCGCTGCGCGATCAGGCCAACATGTCGAACAAGGTCACCCAGTCGACCTATGAGCTCGGCTCGACCTTCAAGATGCTGACTTTCGCCAATGCGCTCGAGCTTGGCGTGCTGAGTGACATGTCGCAGAAGTTCGACGTGTCCTCGCCGCTCCACGTCGGCGGCCACACCATCCACGACGATGAGCCGATGCACCGGGCGCTGACCGTGCCGGAGGTGATGACGTATTCATCGAACATCGGCACTGCGCAGATCGCCGACCAGATCGGCGCCGACCGTACCAAGGCTTTCTTCCGCAGGCTCGGGTTCGACCAGCGCCCCTCGATCGAGCTGCGCGAGCGCGGCTTTCCGCAATTCCCGTCTTACTGGGCGCGCACTACCGTGATGACCACGGCTTATGGTCACGGCATCGCCGTCACGCCGCTCCATCTCGCCACTGCCTATGCCGCGCTCGCCAATGGCGGCATCCTCCGTCCCGCAACCCTGCTCAAGCTGCCCGCCGGCGCTCAGGTGCCGGGCAAGCGCGTCATCTCCGAGGCGACGAGCGCGAAGATGCGCGAATTCATGCGGCTGGTCGTGCTGCAAGGCACCGGCACCAACGCCAACGCGGCAGGGCTGCGGGTCGGCGGCAAGACCGGCACTGCGGAAAAGGTGGTCGGACGTGGCTATAGCAAGAGTGCCAACATCACCGTATTCGCGGGCGCCTTCCCGATGGACGATCCGCGCTATGTCGTGGTCACGATCCTCGACGATGCCAAGGCCGGCAAGGCGACCTATGGCTTCAAGACGGCGGGCTGGATGACCGCACCCCTGATGCGCCGCATCACTGCGCGCGTCGGACCTCTGCTCGGCATCAGGCCGGAACTGGACAAGGACATCGATGTGTCCGACCTGATGGCTTTGCTGGCCGAGAAGAAGGTGCCCGGTAAGAATGTTCTTGAGTGA
- a CDS encoding UDP-N-acetylmuramoyl-L-alanyl-D-glutamate--2,6-diaminopimelate ligase: protein MFLSELIGETETGVDTRVTGFAIDSRKVAPGTVFGAFRGTVSNGEDYIANAIAAGAVAVFARPEALVEGAVHVADPEPRRAFAYAAAKFFAPFPEHVVAVTGTNGKTSTVELTRQLWRMAGYHAASIGTLGVTTADDSVSTGLTTPDIATFLSNMAGLRREGVTHAAFEASSHGLSQFRTEGLPVHAAAFTNLSRDHLDYHGTMEAYLEAKLRLFSEVVEPDGAAVVWMDDPASTRVAEIASERGLRLISLGAKGETLKIVGRQPTQLGQTLTIEAEGKTHSLNLPLIGAYQAANALTAAGLVLATGGELGDILARLARVQPVRGRLERAAISRAGAPIYVDYAHTPDGLEAAIEALRPHTVGRLIVLFGAGGDRDRGKRPLMGEVAARLADHVIVTDDNPRSEDPSFIRREVLAGAPQAIEIGGRREAIAAAIAAAGAHDIVLLAGKGHEQGQIVGDRILPFDDVQVARECAG from the coding sequence ATGTTCTTGAGTGAGCTGATCGGCGAGACGGAAACAGGAGTCGACACGCGCGTCACCGGCTTCGCGATCGACAGCCGCAAAGTCGCGCCCGGCACGGTGTTCGGCGCCTTCCGCGGGACCGTCTCCAATGGCGAGGATTATATCGCCAACGCCATCGCCGCCGGCGCGGTCGCGGTCTTCGCCCGGCCGGAGGCGCTCGTTGAGGGCGCGGTCCACGTCGCCGATCCGGAGCCGCGCCGCGCCTTCGCGTATGCCGCCGCCAAATTCTTCGCCCCCTTTCCCGAGCATGTCGTCGCGGTCACCGGCACCAACGGCAAGACCTCGACCGTCGAGCTGACCCGCCAGCTGTGGCGGATGGCCGGCTATCATGCTGCCTCGATCGGCACGCTGGGCGTCACCACCGCCGACGATTCGGTTTCGACTGGCCTGACCACGCCGGATATCGCCACCTTCCTTTCCAACATGGCGGGCCTGCGCCGCGAGGGCGTGACCCATGCCGCGTTCGAGGCATCGAGCCATGGCCTGTCGCAATTCCGGACCGAAGGCCTGCCGGTCCACGCTGCCGCCTTCACCAACCTGTCGCGCGATCATCTCGATTATCACGGCACGATGGAGGCCTATCTGGAGGCCAAGCTGCGCCTGTTCAGCGAAGTGGTCGAACCCGATGGTGCGGCAGTCGTCTGGATGGACGATCCGGCTTCGACCCGCGTCGCCGAGATCGCGTCCGAGCGCGGCCTGCGACTGATCTCGCTTGGCGCAAAAGGTGAGACGCTGAAGATCGTCGGGCGCCAGCCGACCCAGCTTGGCCAGACGTTGACGATCGAAGCCGAAGGCAAAACGCACAGCCTCAACCTGCCGCTGATCGGCGCCTACCAGGCCGCCAACGCGCTCACCGCCGCTGGTCTGGTATTGGCGACGGGCGGCGAGCTTGGCGACATCCTCGCGCGGCTGGCGCGGGTCCAGCCGGTGCGGGGCCGGCTTGAGCGCGCGGCGATCAGCCGTGCCGGCGCGCCTATCTACGTCGATTATGCGCATACGCCGGACGGGCTGGAAGCCGCGATCGAGGCGCTGCGCCCACATACCGTTGGCCGCCTGATCGTCCTGTTCGGCGCGGGCGGCGATCGCGACCGCGGCAAGCGGCCGCTGATGGGCGAAGTTGCCGCGCGGCTGGCCGATCATGTTATCGTCACCGACGACAATCCCCGCTCGGAAGACCCAAGCTTCATCCGCCGTGAGGTTCTCGCGGGCGCGCCGCAGGCGATCGAGATTGGGGGCCGCCGCGAGGCGATTGCGGCCGCCATCGCCGCAGCAGGCGCCCACGACATCGTCTTGCTCGCAGGCAAAGGCCACGAACAGGGCCAGATCGTCGGCGACCGTATCCTGCCGTTCGACGACGTGCAGGTCGCGCGGGAATGCGCGGGATGA
- a CDS encoding UDP-N-acetylmuramoyl-tripeptide--D-alanyl-D-alanine ligase translates to MTALWSSAEIAAATNGRASLEFEARGVAFDSREVGPGDLFVALKGEATDGHRFVGQALSQGASGVLASQPVDGPHVLVSDTANALDALGVASRARTAAKVVGVTGSVGKTSVKEALFAAFDRAAPGRAHRSLKSYNNHVGVPLSLARMPRETRFGVFEMGMNHAGELAALTRLVRPHVALVTTVALAHGAFFADESAIADAKGEIFQGLEPGGTAIIPYDSPHRDRLIAAARPYAAEIVTFGRDPAADVHARDGVSGPRGTLVRAKLRSAELSFTVGPPGEHWVTNALAVLAVVEAAGGDLAAAGLALADLAGLPGRGQRITIHLPDGDALLIDESYNANPASMRATLAMLGQERGRKVAILGAMRELGPEEARHHADLAAPIAAAGVGLALLVGTEMKPLAEALEGRVEFVHVPDAAAAAAQASSLIAPGDAVLVKGSNSVGLAGVVDALAGG, encoded by the coding sequence ATGACGGCGCTCTGGTCTTCCGCTGAGATCGCCGCCGCAACCAACGGCCGTGCCTCATTGGAATTCGAAGCTCGCGGCGTCGCCTTTGATTCACGCGAGGTCGGCCCCGGTGACCTGTTCGTCGCGCTCAAGGGTGAAGCAACCGACGGTCACCGCTTCGTCGGTCAGGCTCTCTCCCAGGGCGCATCGGGTGTGCTCGCGTCGCAGCCGGTCGACGGTCCTCACGTGCTTGTATCCGATACGGCAAATGCGCTCGACGCGCTCGGCGTCGCGTCGCGCGCGCGTACGGCGGCGAAGGTGGTTGGCGTCACCGGATCGGTCGGCAAGACCAGTGTCAAGGAGGCGCTGTTCGCTGCCTTCGACCGGGCCGCCCCGGGCCGGGCGCATCGCTCGCTCAAGAGTTATAACAACCATGTCGGCGTGCCGCTCAGCCTGGCACGCATGCCGCGCGAAACGCGCTTCGGCGTGTTCGAAATGGGGATGAATCATGCCGGCGAGCTGGCGGCGCTGACGCGTCTCGTCCGCCCTCATGTCGCATTAGTGACCACGGTCGCGCTCGCGCACGGCGCCTTCTTTGCCGACGAAAGCGCGATCGCCGACGCCAAGGGTGAGATCTTCCAGGGGCTCGAGCCCGGCGGCACCGCGATCATCCCCTATGACAGCCCGCATCGCGATCGGTTGATCGCTGCCGCCCGGCCTTATGCGGCCGAAATCGTCACCTTTGGTCGCGATCCGGCGGCCGATGTCCATGCGCGCGACGGCGTTTCCGGTCCACGCGGGACGCTCGTGCGCGCAAAGCTGCGCAGCGCGGAGCTTAGTTTTACCGTCGGCCCGCCGGGCGAACATTGGGTTACCAATGCGCTGGCGGTGCTTGCGGTGGTGGAGGCGGCCGGTGGCGATCTTGCGGCTGCCGGTCTCGCGCTGGCGGACCTGGCCGGCCTGCCGGGGCGTGGCCAGCGCATCACGATCCATCTGCCCGACGGCGATGCCCTGCTGATCGACGAAAGCTACAACGCCAATCCCGCCTCGATGCGCGCAACGCTGGCGATGCTGGGGCAGGAGCGGGGGCGCAAGGTCGCGATCCTCGGGGCGATGCGGGAGCTCGGGCCCGAGGAGGCGCGCCATCACGCCGATCTCGCCGCGCCGATCGCGGCAGCCGGCGTGGGACTCGCACTGCTCGTCGGGACCGAGATGAAACCCCTCGCCGAAGCCCTTGAGGGACGTGTCGAGTTCGTCCATGTGCCCGACGCCGCTGCCGCCGCCGCGCAGGCTTCCAGCCTGATCGCACCGGGCGACGCGGTTCTCGTCAAGGGATCGAATTCGGTCGGGCTCGCCGGCGTCGTCGACGCTTTGGCCGGGGGATAG
- the mraY gene encoding phospho-N-acetylmuramoyl-pentapeptide-transferase, with translation MLYLLAEHLGFPHVLNLIRYITFRAGAAALTSLFLGLIIGPRFIGWLRIRQGKGQPIRSDGPQTHLAKVGTPTMGGLMILTSVAVSMLLWMNLNNRYVWACLLVTIGFGAIGFMDDYDKVTKRSHKGVSGKVRLLMEFIVAGAAAWIIVSGNSTTLYLPFYNGPVIDLGPFYVLFAAFTMVAFGNAVNLTDGLDGLATMPVIIASLAFFVIAYLVGNAKFAHYLGIPHVPGAGDLVLLTAAIIGAGLAFLWFNAPPAAVFMGDTGSLALGGALGAIAVSTHHEIVLGIVGGLFVVEAVSVILQVFFFKRTGKRIFKMAPIHHHFEQIGWSEPTVVIRFWIVSFVLALIGLATLKLR, from the coding sequence ATGTTGTACCTGCTGGCCGAACATCTCGGCTTTCCCCACGTCCTCAACCTCATCCGCTACATCACCTTCCGCGCGGGTGCGGCGGCACTGACGTCCTTGTTTCTCGGGCTGATCATCGGGCCGCGCTTCATCGGCTGGCTGCGCATCCGCCAGGGCAAGGGCCAGCCGATCCGCAGCGACGGCCCGCAGACCCACCTCGCCAAGGTCGGTACGCCGACGATGGGCGGGCTGATGATCCTGACTTCGGTCGCCGTCTCGATGCTGCTGTGGATGAACCTCAACAACCGTTATGTCTGGGCATGCCTGCTGGTGACGATCGGCTTCGGCGCGATCGGTTTCATGGACGATTACGACAAGGTCACCAAGCGCAGCCACAAGGGCGTTTCGGGCAAGGTCCGCCTGCTGATGGAGTTCATCGTCGCCGGCGCCGCCGCCTGGATCATCGTCTCGGGCAACAGCACGACGCTCTATCTGCCCTTCTATAATGGCCCGGTGATCGATCTCGGCCCGTTTTACGTGCTGTTCGCGGCGTTCACGATGGTCGCTTTCGGCAATGCCGTGAACCTCACCGACGGTCTGGACGGGCTGGCAACCATGCCGGTTATCATCGCCAGCCTGGCCTTCTTCGTCATCGCCTACCTCGTCGGCAACGCCAAATTCGCCCATTATCTCGGCATTCCGCACGTTCCTGGCGCTGGCGATCTGGTGCTGCTGACCGCCGCGATCATCGGCGCGGGTCTCGCTTTCCTGTGGTTCAACGCGCCGCCCGCGGCCGTCTTCATGGGTGATACGGGCAGCCTGGCGCTGGGCGGCGCGCTCGGCGCGATCGCGGTTTCGACCCACCACGAAATCGTGCTCGGCATCGTCGGCGGCCTGTTCGTGGTCGAGGCGGTGTCGGTGATCCTGCAGGTCTTCTTCTTCAAGCGCACCGGCAAGCGCATCTTCAAGATGGCGCCGATCCACCATCATTTCGAACAGATCGGCTGGAGCGAGCCGACGGTCGTGATCCGCTTCTGGATCGTCAGCTTCGTGCTCGCGCTCATCGGCCTCGCGACGCTCAAGCTCCGGTGA
- the murD gene encoding UDP-N-acetylmuramoyl-L-alanine--D-glutamate ligase, with amino-acid sequence MITSPAFRGKRYAVLGLARSGVAVVEALLASGATVVAWDSREEARAAVSGVTLADPLEIDLAGFDGVVVSPGVPLNKHPIAAKARAAGVPVIGDIELFALARPSLPPHKVVGITGTNGKSTTTALIHHILETAGVPTLMGGNIGLPILSQDPLPAGGVYVLELSSYQIDLTFSLDCDVAVLTNITPDHLDRYDGFEAYAASKARLFYDMQTSRHLSILVADNGAVSNIADEIEPYREWSMLETDPIGSLNKAEGWTGPQSDWPALQGPHNFENAAVAVEACRYLSVSKSNVAKGLRTYPGLPHRMERVAEKAGVLYVNDSKATNATATAPALAAYPAIHWILGGLPKTDDLDDCAPFFGHVHAGYTIGQAGPMFADILRQAGKPVTESGTLAQAVNDAAAAAQPGEVVMLSPACASFDQFKDYEARGEAFRAAVGAL; translated from the coding sequence GTGATCACCAGCCCCGCCTTCCGCGGCAAACGCTACGCCGTCCTCGGCCTCGCCCGCTCCGGCGTGGCGGTGGTCGAGGCGTTGCTGGCGAGCGGGGCGACGGTGGTCGCGTGGGACAGCCGCGAGGAGGCGCGCGCCGCCGTCTCCGGCGTGACGCTCGCCGACCCGCTGGAGATCGACCTGGCAGGCTTCGACGGGGTCGTCGTCTCGCCCGGCGTGCCGCTCAACAAACACCCAATCGCCGCCAAGGCGCGCGCCGCAGGCGTGCCGGTGATCGGCGATATCGAATTGTTCGCGCTCGCCCGGCCGAGCCTGCCGCCGCACAAGGTGGTCGGCATCACCGGCACCAACGGCAAGTCCACCACCACGGCGCTGATCCACCACATCCTCGAAACCGCCGGCGTGCCCACCTTGATGGGCGGAAATATCGGCCTGCCGATCTTGAGCCAGGATCCGCTTCCGGCAGGCGGCGTCTATGTGCTGGAACTGTCGAGCTATCAGATCGACCTGACCTTCAGCCTCGATTGCGATGTCGCGGTGCTCACCAACATTACGCCGGATCATCTCGATCGCTACGATGGTTTCGAAGCCTATGCGGCGAGCAAGGCTCGGCTATTTTACGACATGCAAACGAGCCGGCATCTCTCGATCCTGGTGGCGGACAATGGTGCGGTTTCGAACATCGCTGACGAAATTGAACCCTATCGGGAATGGAGTATGCTCGAAACTGACCCGATCGGCTCACTCAATAAGGCAGAGGGCTGGACTGGGCCGCAATCCGATTGGCCTGCTCTGCAGGGGCCGCACAACTTTGAAAATGCCGCAGTTGCCGTCGAAGCTTGCCGATACCTGAGCGTTTCGAAGTCAAACGTCGCCAAAGGCCTGCGTACCTACCCGGGCCTGCCCCACCGCATGGAGCGCGTCGCCGAAAAGGCCGGCGTGCTCTACGTCAACGACAGCAAGGCGACCAACGCGACCGCGACCGCGCCCGCGCTCGCCGCCTACCCGGCGATCCACTGGATCCTCGGCGGCCTGCCCAAGACCGACGATCTCGACGATTGCGCGCCCTTCTTCGGCCATGTCCACGCCGGTTATACGATCGGCCAGGCCGGGCCGATGTTCGCCGACATCTTGCGACAGGCCGGCAAACCGGTGACCGAAAGCGGCACGCTCGCCCAGGCGGTCAACGACGCGGCGGCGGCGGCGCAGCCGGGCGAGGTGGTGATGTTGTCGCCGGCCTGCGCCTCGTTCGATCAGTTCAAGGATTATGAGGCGCGGGGCGAAGCGTTCCGCGCGGCGGTGGGGGCGCTATAG
- a CDS encoding peptidoglycan glycosyltransferase FtsW, translating to MAPRLDPAEVRRRARARRRGERFGRGDRSALGTWFWEIDRVLLLLVTLLIGIGLIAVAAAAPAAAQRYSDAVHTVPARYYFWRQLVWTGLAVPVMIGVSMLPQLVARRLALVGAALFLLMLIMVPILGGAQINGAQRWIFFGPLQVQPSEFLKPLFVVAVAWLLSLKEKDAKLPVVPISFALLALITVFLMKQPDFGEAVIFVSVWLVLLTLSGVPMKWLGALGGAGIGAIVMAYLFYPVATMRINAFLKIGDASKQVDDYQMISAYRTITHGGLIGTGPGAGTMKFGLPEPHTDYIFSVIGEEFGLIACLAIALIFLAIVVRTFVKLLHEEDRFLFFASAGLVTQFGLQALINMLVNVHLAPSKGMTLPFISYGGSSMIALSIGFGLLLAFTRKNPYLMRSPYVVTWGAQGAAK from the coding sequence ATGGCACCAAGGTTGGACCCGGCGGAAGTGCGGCGGCGCGCGCGTGCGCGGCGACGCGGCGAGCGTTTCGGACGCGGCGACCGCTCTGCGCTCGGCACCTGGTTCTGGGAGATTGACCGCGTCCTGCTGTTGCTCGTGACATTGCTGATCGGCATCGGTCTGATCGCGGTCGCCGCGGCGGCACCGGCAGCGGCGCAGCGTTATTCCGATGCCGTCCATACCGTGCCCGCGCGCTATTATTTCTGGCGGCAATTGGTCTGGACCGGGCTGGCGGTGCCGGTGATGATCGGCGTGTCCATGCTTCCGCAGCTCGTGGCGCGCCGTCTCGCGCTGGTCGGCGCGGCCTTGTTCCTGCTGATGCTGATCATGGTGCCGATCCTGGGCGGCGCCCAGATCAATGGCGCGCAGCGCTGGATTTTCTTCGGTCCGCTCCAGGTTCAGCCATCGGAATTCCTCAAGCCCCTGTTCGTGGTCGCGGTTGCGTGGCTGCTGTCGCTCAAGGAGAAGGACGCCAAGCTGCCGGTCGTACCGATCAGCTTCGCGCTGCTGGCCCTGATCACGGTCTTCCTGATGAAGCAGCCGGACTTTGGCGAAGCCGTGATCTTCGTCTCGGTCTGGCTGGTGCTGCTGACCTTGTCGGGCGTGCCGATGAAGTGGCTGGGCGCGCTCGGCGGCGCCGGCATCGGTGCTATCGTGATGGCCTATCTCTTCTATCCGGTCGCGACGATGCGGATCAACGCCTTCCTCAAGATCGGCGACGCGTCCAAGCAGGTTGACGATTACCAGATGATTTCGGCCTATCGCACGATCACCCATGGCGGCCTGATCGGCACGGGGCCCGGCGCAGGCACGATGAAGTTCGGCCTGCCGGAGCCGCATACGGATTATATCTTCTCGGTGATCGGCGAGGAATTCGGGCTGATCGCCTGCCTCGCCATCGCCCTGATCTTTCTCGCCATCGTCGTGCGCACCTTCGTCAAATTGCTGCACGAGGAAGACCGTTTCCTGTTCTTCGCAAGTGCCGGCCTCGTCACCCAATTCGGGTTGCAGGCGCTGATCAACATGCTGGTCAACGTCCACCTCGCGCCGTCCAAGGGCATGACCTTGCCGTTCATTTCCTATGGCGGCTCGTCGATGATCGCGCTCTCGATCGGGTTCGGGCTGCTGCTCGCCTTCACTCGCAAGAATCCATATCTGATGCGCTCGCCCTACGTGGTGACGTGGGGAGCCCAGGGCGCCGCCAAATGA
- the murG gene encoding undecaprenyldiphospho-muramoylpentapeptide beta-N-acetylglucosaminyltransferase: MKVQRHFVLAAGGTGGHMVPAHALGRELARRGHRVALVTDERGKRIPGLFADIETHVMPAGRVAGGPLGWLKAWVGIRAGRAMARQLYRDLRPTAVIGFGGYPALPALLAALDSGVVTAVHEQNAVLGRVNRLLARRVDAVATAYPDVQRLKPRYAAKTHLVGNPVREEVKAIGRARFPEYGVDTPLNLLVTGGSQGATILSSVVPAGLGLLPEPLRARIKVVQQCRPEDIEAVRATYNKLGIAAELTTYLEDLPSVLAASHLVIARAGASTIAELTVAGRPAILVPLPSAMDDHQTANAHEMGVEGGARAIPQSQFTPERLAAEILSLTGEPEALIAAAAHAKACGRPNATEDLADLVEGFGRTPVMDAIGDTKRGKSKPAGALAIGSARA; this comes from the coding sequence ATGAAGGTTCAGCGTCATTTCGTCCTCGCCGCCGGCGGCACCGGCGGGCATATGGTTCCGGCGCATGCGCTCGGGCGTGAGCTGGCGCGCCGGGGTCATCGCGTCGCTTTGGTGACGGACGAGCGCGGCAAACGCATCCCCGGCCTATTCGCCGATATCGAAACGCACGTCATGCCGGCGGGCCGTGTCGCGGGTGGGCCGCTCGGCTGGCTCAAGGCTTGGGTCGGGATCCGCGCCGGCCGCGCAATGGCGCGGCAGCTCTATCGCGATTTGCGGCCGACCGCGGTGATCGGCTTCGGCGGCTATCCCGCCCTGCCGGCCCTGCTCGCCGCGCTCGACAGCGGGGTGGTGACGGCGGTCCACGAGCAGAATGCCGTGCTCGGCCGCGTCAACCGATTGCTGGCCCGGCGGGTCGACGCGGTCGCTACCGCCTATCCCGACGTACAGCGGCTCAAGCCCAGATATGCCGCCAAGACCCATCTCGTCGGCAATCCCGTGCGGGAGGAAGTCAAGGCGATCGGTCGCGCGCGCTTTCCCGAATATGGCGTGGACACACCTCTCAACCTGCTGGTCACCGGTGGCAGCCAGGGCGCGACCATATTGTCGAGCGTCGTGCCGGCGGGCCTCGGCCTGCTGCCGGAACCGCTGCGCGCGCGCATCAAGGTCGTGCAACAATGCCGGCCCGAGGATATCGAGGCCGTTCGCGCGACCTATAACAAGCTCGGCATCGCCGCCGAGCTCACCACCTATCTGGAAGATCTGCCCTCCGTGCTTGCCGCATCGCATCTCGTCATCGCCCGTGCCGGCGCCTCGACCATCGCCGAACTTACCGTCGCCGGTCGCCCCGCGATCCTCGTGCCGCTGCCGAGCGCGATGGACGATCATCAGACCGCAAATGCGCATGAGATGGGGGTCGAAGGCGGTGCCCGCGCCATCCCGCAGTCCCAGTTCACGCCCGAGCGGCTGGCCGCCGAGATCCTCAGCCTCACCGGCGAGCCCGAGGCGCTGATTGCCGCCGCCGCGCACGCCAAGGCCTGTGGCCGGCCCAACGCGACCGAGGACCTGGCCGACCTTGTCGAAGGCTTCGGCCGCACACCCGTCATGGACGCGATCGGCGACACGAAGCGGGGCAAGTCCAAACCGGCAGGCGCACTTGCAATCGGGAGTGCACGGGCATGA